A genomic window from Dama dama isolate Ldn47 chromosome 6, ASM3311817v1, whole genome shotgun sequence includes:
- the CCNG2 gene encoding cyclin-G2 isoform X1 has translation MKDLGAEYLAGREGVQLFGLLNLYLEQEQRFQPREKGLSLIEATPETDNTLCPRLRNAKVEDLRSLTNFFGSCTETFVLAVNILDRFLALMKVKPKHLSCIGVCCFLLAARIVEEECNIPSTHDVIRISQCKCTASDIKRMEKIISEKLHYEFEATTALNFLHLYHTIVLCHTSERKEILSLDKLEAQLKACCCRLTFSKAKPSILALCLLNLEVETLKSIELLEILLLVKKHSKVNDSEFVYWRELVSKCLAEYSSPECCKPDLKKLVWIVSRRTAQNLHSSYYSVPELPTIPEGGCFDESESEDSCEDMSCGEESLSSSPHRDQECTFFFSFKVAQTLCFPS, from the exons ATGAAGGATTTAGGGGCAGAGTACTTGGCCGGTCGCGAAGGTGTCCAGCTCTTCGGATTGTTGAACCTCTACCTAGAGCAGGAACAGAGATTCCAACCTCGAGAAAAAGGGCTGAGCTTGATCGAGGCCACCCCGGAG ACAGATAACACTTTGTGTCCAAGATTGAGAAATGCCAAAGTCGAAGATTTGAGGAGTTTAACCAACTTTTTTGGATCTTGCACTGAAACTTTTGTCTTGGCTGTCAATATTTTGGACAGATTCTTGGCTCTTATGAAG GTGAAACCTAAGCATTTGTCTTGCATTGGAGTCTGTTGTTTTTTGCTGGCTGCTAGAATAGTTGAAGAAGAATGCAATATTCCATCTACTCATGATGTGATCCGGATTAGCCAATGTAAATGTACTGCTTCTGACATAAAGCGGATGGAAAAAATAATATCAGAAAAATTGCACTATGAATTCGAAGCTACTACTGCCTTAAACTTTTTGCACTTATACCATACTATCGTACTTTGTCATACTTCAGAAAG GAAAGAAATACTGAGCCTTGATAAATTAGAAGCTCAGCTGAAAGCTTGCTGCTGCCGACTTACCttttcaaaagcaaaa ccATCCATACTAGCTTTGTGCCTTCTCAATTTGGAAGTAGAAACTTTGAAATCCATTGAATTGTTGGAAATTCTCCTGCTTGTTAAAAAACATTCCAAG gtgaatGACTCCGAGTTTGTTTACTGGAGGGAGTTAGTTTCTAAATGCCTAGCGGAATATTCTTCTCCTGAATGTTGTAAACCAGATCTTAAGAAGCTGGTTTGGATCGTTTCAAGGCGCACAGCCCAGAACCTCCACAGCAGTTATTACAGTGTTCCTGAGCTGCCGACAATACCAGAGGGGGGctgttttgatgaaagtgaaag TGAGGACTCTTGTGAAGACATGAGTTGTGGAGAAGAGAGCCTCAGCAGCTCCCCTCACCGGGATCAAGAGTGCACGTTCTTCTTCAGCTTCAAAGTGGCGCAGACACTGTGCTTCCCGTCTTAG
- the CCNG2 gene encoding cyclin-G2 isoform X2, producing the protein MKDLGAEYLAGREGVQLFGLLNLYLEQEQRFQPREKGLSLIEATPETDNTLCPRLRNAKVEDLRSLTNFFGSCTETFVLAVNILDRFLALMKVKPKHLSCIGVCCFLLAARIVEEECNIPSTHDVIRISQCKCTASDIKRMEKIISEKLHYEFEATTALNFLHLYHTIVLCHTSERKEILSLDKLEAQLKACCCRLTFSKAKPSILALCLLNLEVETLKSIELLEILLLVKKHSKVNDSEFVYWRELVSKCLAEYSSPECCKPDLKKLVWIVSRRTAQNLHSSYYSVPELPTIPEGGCFDESERACNWKHVPFGHRHHPLPSPLATTHLFSAS; encoded by the exons ATGAAGGATTTAGGGGCAGAGTACTTGGCCGGTCGCGAAGGTGTCCAGCTCTTCGGATTGTTGAACCTCTACCTAGAGCAGGAACAGAGATTCCAACCTCGAGAAAAAGGGCTGAGCTTGATCGAGGCCACCCCGGAG ACAGATAACACTTTGTGTCCAAGATTGAGAAATGCCAAAGTCGAAGATTTGAGGAGTTTAACCAACTTTTTTGGATCTTGCACTGAAACTTTTGTCTTGGCTGTCAATATTTTGGACAGATTCTTGGCTCTTATGAAG GTGAAACCTAAGCATTTGTCTTGCATTGGAGTCTGTTGTTTTTTGCTGGCTGCTAGAATAGTTGAAGAAGAATGCAATATTCCATCTACTCATGATGTGATCCGGATTAGCCAATGTAAATGTACTGCTTCTGACATAAAGCGGATGGAAAAAATAATATCAGAAAAATTGCACTATGAATTCGAAGCTACTACTGCCTTAAACTTTTTGCACTTATACCATACTATCGTACTTTGTCATACTTCAGAAAG GAAAGAAATACTGAGCCTTGATAAATTAGAAGCTCAGCTGAAAGCTTGCTGCTGCCGACTTACCttttcaaaagcaaaa ccATCCATACTAGCTTTGTGCCTTCTCAATTTGGAAGTAGAAACTTTGAAATCCATTGAATTGTTGGAAATTCTCCTGCTTGTTAAAAAACATTCCAAG gtgaatGACTCCGAGTTTGTTTACTGGAGGGAGTTAGTTTCTAAATGCCTAGCGGAATATTCTTCTCCTGAATGTTGTAAACCAGATCTTAAGAAGCTGGTTTGGATCGTTTCAAGGCGCACAGCCCAGAACCTCCACAGCAGTTATTACAGTGTTCCTGAGCTGCCGACAATACCAGAGGGGGGctgttttgatgaaagtgaaag GGCTTGTAACTGGAAGCATGTACCTTTTGGCCATCgtcaccaccccctcccctcacccctggcaaccacccatctgttctctgcatct TGA